A segment of the Bacteroidia bacterium genome:
CAAATCAAATATTGAAGAGATAAATGGACTATCAAAAGAAGAGTTAAAAGAAAGATATATGAATGTAATGGCTAATGAAGGATTTTCAGAAAAAGGAGGTGCAGGATTAGGATTGATGGATTTAATTCGCAAATCAGGTCGTCCTTTAGAGTACAACTTTACACCTATCAACGAAAATTATTCCTACTTTTCACTTTGTGTAAGAGTTCCCGTACAAGAATCTTAATCTTAAAAATAAATTTTGAACGAGCATGGAAAAAATAAAAATAGAACCTACTAATAAAACCCCCCGCATAGAGCTAGATCCTGAAGCGGGCTTACTAAAAATAGAGGGGCGTTCTATTCCTGAAAATTCTTTCGAGTTTTACAAGCCTGTTATGGCTTGGTTAGATGAGTATGCCAAGTCCCCCAATGCAAGTACATTGTGTACCTTTAAGTTTGAGTACTTCAACACCAGCTCTTCAAAGTGTATTTTAGACATTTTCAGAAAACTAGAACAAATTCATCAAAATGGCAGTTCAGTAGTCATCAGCTGGTACTATGACGAAGATGATGAAGATATGCAGGAAACAGGTGAGGACTATAAAAGTATTATAAAAGTACCTTTCAAGGTTATCCCTAACAGTTAGAAATGCAAGAAATATCAGAAAAAAAAACTGTTTTTGAGTATGAAACACAAGTATTAAATAACGCCCGTCAAATACTGCAAAACGGGACTCTCCCCGACTATAGAGAGCCTTACACAAAGCTCACCGAAGCATATATGGTTTTACTTGATGATATTAGGCTACTCACTTCGGTGAGCGACAGACTACAACGAAAACATAACCAAACGAACCAAAGACTACGTGAATTAAATGAGGAACTTAGCCAACAAGCTGAAGAGATAAAAGCTATCAACGAAGCTTTACAAGCTAAAAATGCTGAAATAACCACTCGAATTGAAGAACTCAAAGCTACTAAAAATGACCTGACTTTAGCCCGAATTCGCAGAAAAGCAACTAGTATCATTGTAGTAGTAGCCATAATTTTGCTCATTCTGACAGAACTTTTTGACCGTTTTGTGATGGCAGGAACCTCTTGGGCATCCAAGATTATTTTAATTATCATCATTAAGCCGTTAGACAACTTCATTATGGAACAACTCAAACGAAGAGAATTCTCGCGATCTAGCTTGCCTTCTTCCGAATAAGTAATGTTTTATCACGTTCCTGTATTACTATCAGAAACTGTACAAGCATTAGTCCATAATTTCAGCGGAATCTACGTTGATGCTACATTTGGTGGAGGGGGACACGCACAGGCTATTCTAAATCGCCTTACTCCTGAAGGCAAGCTAATTGCTTTTGACCAAGATAAAGACGTACCTTTTGAAAAAATACCACAAACTAACTTTTATTTTGTACATACCAACTTTGCTAATATAGGCCAAATTTTATCCGATTTAAGAATCACTTCGGTAGATGGAATTTTAGCGGATTTAGGCGTATCTTCATACCAAATAGATACGGCTGCACGAGGTTTTAGCTTCCGTTTTGATGCACCTCTAGATATGCGTA
Coding sequences within it:
- a CDS encoding DUF1987 domain-containing protein codes for the protein MEKIKIEPTNKTPRIELDPEAGLLKIEGRSIPENSFEFYKPVMAWLDEYAKSPNASTLCTFKFEYFNTSSSKCILDIFRKLEQIHQNGSSVVISWYYDEDDEDMQETGEDYKSIIKVPFKVIPNS